The Saccopteryx leptura isolate mSacLep1 chromosome 2, mSacLep1_pri_phased_curated, whole genome shotgun sequence genome has a window encoding:
- the NOBOX gene encoding homeobox protein NOBOX — protein PDLEGTRVLGDKGGFRAQEDTHACPESMELSSCRDAEGLFRLLPDFHNQILASPVPVSATNSAYSGQPVDLPPRGALNARGEARRTSPHLARGSTWRLGTVPRPPRPAAAQPPGSPSTWRPRLGVQTMEATQEPCQDPQGQEGGGKPPAAGLKKEEPSQSAAPHTQDAPSGDPPPSCAVSGKKHSSEAPGEPTGPDAGSEALHKDKPQPQGEGCPLPRREVKAGKRPSSPGSSKQKKSTATGPASASSPGASKSAPTTNNTGPCGSGRGPCHLANLLSTLAKDSRNTDRKRPLEVTCQVRKKTRTLYRSDQLEELEKLFREDHYPDSDKRREIAQTVGVTPQRIMVKGAGQCTGGGGAPTDWTSESRAPAQRLLSQWVWFQNRRAKWRKVEKLNEKESKDSPAGPTPASRLCSSTAELPPTVPMDPEPGPLPQERPLDTLPEPPVLLTSDQTLAPTQQSKGAPRVAVTPPLFSPPPVQRASLLSPLGPAHTPQLMPLLLDPLGCDGGHKDGPCGAWETSVTPPPNCSYLEELEVQDYQPSTQPGLFQASQGPQSQLFQHPQPQFPYLHPFPTPSSLPLLPPLLEDTFFSLPYGPNGGPSRGCFPAPPGGQVLPQPPAPLGALGTVPWNDPCLPELPFTGPFCPLALGHPPGGDSYFPELFPAPCAQATSRQPSPGPSWLPGGARPGARPPLVQAPQEQPPAPAEARGEDKNGHGAGPGATA, from the exons CCAGACCTGGAGGGTACCCGGGTCTTGGGGGACAAGGGAGGCTTCAGAGCCCAGGAGGACACACACGCGTGTCCTGAAAGCATGGAGCTCTCTTCCTGCCGAGACGCCGAG GGCCTGTTCAGATTGCTGCCCGACTTTCACAACCAGATTCTTGCCTCTCCGGTCCCAG TCAGCGCAACCAACTCGGCCTACTCCGGTCAGCCCGTTGACCTGCCTCCGCGTGGCGCGCTAAATGCACGAGGGGAGGCGCGGCGCACGAGCCCGCACCTGGCGCGGGGCAGCACCTGGCGCCTGGGCACTGTGCCCCGCCCGCCGCGGCCTGCAGCCGCGCAGCCGCCCGGCTCACCATCCAC CTGGCGGCCTCGCCTTGGAGTCCAGACCATGGAAGCCACCCAGGAGCCCTGCCAGGACCCGCAGG GCCAGGAAGGTGGAGGCAAGCCCCCGGCTGCTGGGTTAAAGAAGGAAGAACCTTCGCAGAGTGCAGCCCCCCACACCCAGGATGCCCCGAGTGGGGACCCACCCCCGTCCTGCGCTGTCTCTGGAAAGAAGCACTCATCTGAGGCCCCTGGAGAACCCACAGGGCCTGACGCTGGCTCGGAGGCTCTCCACAAAGACAAACCCCAGCCTCAGGGAGAaggctgtcccctccccaggagaGAGGTCAAGGCAGGGAAGAGGCCTTCCTCGCCGGGCTCCAGTAAGCAGAAAAAGTCCACTGCCACAGGCCCAGCCTCAGCGTCGAGTCCTGGTGCCTCCAAATCCGCCCCTACCACAAACAACACGGGGCCTTGCGGGTCAGGCCGGGGGCCCTGCCACCTGGCCAACCTCCTCAGCACATTGGCCAAGGACAGCAGAAACACAGACCGGAAGAGACCCCTAGAGGTGACTTGCCAAGTTCGGAAAAAGACTCGAACCCTCTACCGCTCAG ATCAGCTGGAGGAGCTGGAAAAGCTATTCCGAGAGGACCACTACCCTGACAGTGACAAGCGCAGAGAGATTGCCCAGACAGTGGGGGTCACCCCGCAGCGCATCATGGTAAAGGGGGCTGGCCAGTGCACCGGGGGTGGAGGAGCACCCACCGACTGGACCTCTGAGAGCAGGGCCCCTGCTCAGCGCCTGCTGAGTCAGTG GGTGTGGTTCCAAAATCGCCGAGCAAAGTGGCGAAAAGTGGAGAAACTGAATGAGAAGGAGAGCAAGGACAGCCCGGCGG GCCCCACCCCGGCCAGCAGACTGTGCAG CTCCACAGCCGAGCTGCCCCCCACTGTGCCCATGGACCCAGAGCCTGGTCCCCTCCCTCAGGAGCGCCCTCTAGACACCCTTCCAG AACCCCCTGTGCTTCTGACATCTGACCAGACTCTGGCCCCCACCCAACAGAGTAAGGGGGCTCCAAGGGTGGCAGTGACCCCACCACTGTTCAGCCCCCCACCTGTTCAAAGAGccagcctcctctccccccttgGCCCTGCCCACACCCCCCAGCTGATGCCCCTGCTGTTGGATCCTCTGGGCTGTGACGGTGGCCACAAGGACGGCCCCTGTGGGGCCTGGGAGACCAG CGTCACACCGCCCCCCAACTGCTCGTACTTGGAAGAGCTGGAAGTCCAGGATTACCAACCaagcacccagccagggctgttccaGGCCTCCCAGGGTCCACAGAGCCAGCTTTTCCAGCacccccagcctcagtttccctacctgCACCCCTTCCCCACGCCCAGCTCACTGCCGCTGCTGCCACCGCTCCTTGAAGACACATTCTTTTCCCTGCCTTACGGCCCCAACGGGGGCCCCTCACGGGGCTGCTTCCCCGCGCCCCCCGGAGGGCAGGTCCTGCCGCAGCCGCCTGCGCCCCTGGGGGCTCTGG GCACAGTCCCCTGGAACGACCCCTGCTTGCCAGAACTGCCCTTCACCGGTCCCTTCTGTCCTCTGGCTCTGGGGCACCCCCCGGGAGGGGACAGCTACTTCCCCGAGCTGTTTCCAGCTCCCTGTGCCCAGGCGACGAGCAGGCAGCCTTCTCCAGGGCCCAGCTGGTTGCCTGGCGGGGCCAGACCAGGGGCTAGGCCCCCCCTTGTCCAGGCCCCCCAGGAGCAGCCCCCTGCACCTGCGGAGGCCCGAGGAGAGGACAAGAACGGCCACGGCGCTGGTCCTGGGGCCACGGCCTGA